A portion of the Granulosicoccus antarcticus IMCC3135 genome contains these proteins:
- a CDS encoding glutathione S-transferase family protein, producing the protein MLHRKLFGHPDSGHAFKVRLCLCVAGIEHDYEYVDIFKPRDQRSEQFRKHSRFGEVPVLVEQGKAYVQSNAILLHLARQTGLLGGEDSETLNACAEWLVWEANRIGMCLPQLRVLQKFDADASLEGAAAWLMSRYEQDVNMLETSLQDGRDWMLGGDAPTIADFCLCGYLVFADEAKVTVPPAVQAWLQRIASLDGWQHPYQLLAAPE; encoded by the coding sequence ATGTTGCACAGAAAGCTGTTTGGTCACCCTGACTCCGGTCATGCGTTCAAAGTGCGTCTATGCCTGTGTGTTGCAGGCATAGAGCACGACTATGAATACGTGGATATTTTCAAACCACGTGATCAGCGCTCTGAGCAATTTCGCAAGCACTCACGCTTTGGTGAAGTACCTGTGCTTGTGGAGCAGGGCAAAGCCTATGTGCAATCAAATGCCATATTGCTGCACCTTGCCCGGCAGACGGGTTTGCTGGGTGGTGAAGACAGCGAGACGCTCAATGCCTGTGCCGAGTGGCTGGTGTGGGAGGCCAATCGGATTGGCATGTGCTTGCCGCAGCTGCGTGTCCTGCAGAAGTTCGACGCTGATGCGTCACTGGAAGGTGCTGCAGCCTGGTTGATGTCACGCTATGAGCAGGACGTCAACATGCTGGAAACGAGCTTGCAGGATGGGCGAGACTGGATGCTGGGCGGGGATGCCCCTACCATTGCTGACTTTTGCCTGTGCGGCTACCTTGTTTTTGCCGATGAGGCCAAGGTTACTGTGCCACCGGCAGTGCAGGCCTGGCTGCAGAGAATTGCTTCTCTGGATGGGTGGCAGCACCCTTATCAGCTACTGGCGGCGCCAGAGTGA
- a CDS encoding NAD(P)-dependent oxidoreductase, with the protein MSKPVIGFIGLGLMGSNMVECLQKNGFELNVMDLNKDAVAAVVARGGATEVTSPAELAAASDIVMLCLTTSEVVEKLIYADDGILAGIKEGSVLIDFGTSIPASTRKIGADLAKKGAGMIDAPLGRTPAHAKDGLLNIMAAGDKTTFDKVKPVLDVQGENIFYLGALGAGHTTKLINNFMGMTTVCTMSQAFAVADRAGVDRQQLFEIMSTGPSNSPFMQFCKNYAVDGVSDLGFSIANANKDIGYFLEMAKDLDTRTEIAEGTSSNLKAAVEAGMGNGNVPEIFDYFLKLKK; encoded by the coding sequence ATGTCCAAACCAGTTATCGGTTTTATCGGCCTCGGCCTCATGGGCAGCAACATGGTCGAATGCCTGCAAAAGAACGGCTTCGAACTGAATGTAATGGACCTCAACAAGGATGCCGTTGCAGCCGTTGTCGCCCGCGGTGGCGCCACTGAAGTCACCTCGCCTGCCGAACTGGCTGCAGCCAGTGACATCGTCATGCTTTGCCTCACTACCTCTGAAGTCGTTGAAAAGCTGATCTATGCCGATGATGGCATTCTGGCTGGCATTAAAGAAGGCAGCGTGCTGATCGACTTCGGTACATCCATCCCTGCCTCTACTCGCAAGATCGGCGCAGACCTTGCCAAGAAAGGCGCAGGCATGATCGATGCTCCACTGGGTCGTACACCTGCCCATGCAAAAGATGGACTGCTCAACATCATGGCAGCTGGCGACAAGACAACTTTCGACAAAGTGAAGCCGGTTCTTGACGTCCAGGGCGAGAACATCTTCTATCTGGGCGCACTCGGTGCCGGTCACACAACCAAGCTGATCAACAACTTCATGGGCATGACCACCGTCTGCACCATGTCACAGGCATTCGCCGTTGCTGATCGCGCCGGTGTTGACCGTCAACAACTCTTCGAAATCATGTCTACGGGTCCGTCCAACTCCCCGTTCATGCAATTCTGCAAAAACTACGCAGTAGACGGCGTGAGTGATCTGGGTTTCTCCATTGCCAACGCTAACAAGGATATCGGTTATTTCCTCGAGATGGCCAAGGACCTGGACACACGTACCGAGATCGCTGAAGGTACTTCATCCAACCTGAAAGCTGCTGTTGAAGCTGGCATGGGCAATGGCAACGTACCGGAAATATTCGACTACTTTCTCAAGCTCAAGAAATAA
- a CDS encoding cupin domain-containing protein, whose protein sequence is MFVHNKDVALDDLGDGVSRKVLAHTDNMMSVEVYFEEGAVGAMHNHPHEQLTYVLSGEFEFTIGDETQVVTAGDTMYKEPNIMHGCRCLKAGTLIDTFTPMRQDFM, encoded by the coding sequence ATGTTTGTACATAATAAAGATGTAGCACTGGATGACCTGGGCGATGGTGTCAGCCGTAAAGTTCTGGCCCATACAGACAACATGATGTCTGTAGAAGTCTATTTTGAAGAAGGTGCTGTTGGCGCAATGCACAACCACCCGCACGAACAGCTAACGTATGTACTGTCCGGTGAGTTCGAGTTCACGATTGGTGATGAAACCCAAGTGGTCACGGCCGGCGACACCATGTACAAGGAACCCAATATCATGCACGGTTGCCGCTGCCTGAAAGCCGGCACTCTGATTGATACCTTTACACCGATGCGTCAGGACTTCATGTAA
- a CDS encoding Na(+)/H(+) antiporter subunit D: protein MSTIMAPPFIYLLAALICPFLPSRLRALLLLGVPIFGLMVILAYPMGDHAVLSVVGFDLTFMRIDKLSLIFSIIFSIAAFLGGLYAWHVRDTIQQVATLAYAGSAIGGVFAGDLISLFLWWEGTAVASVFLIWARRTPAAYSTGMRYLIIQVLSGVLLLAGLLVHYNDTGSIAFEHLGLVSTGTFLIFLSFGIKCAFPLMHNWLQDAYPAATVTGTVILSSFTTKMAIYALARGYAGTEILIYIGAIMTLFPIFFAEIENDLRRVLAYSLNNQLGFMVVGIGIGTELAINGTAAHAFAHILYKSLLFMTVGAVLYRTGTSKASELGGLYKTMPVTMVCCLVGAASISAFPLFSGFVSKSLILDASASNGYYVVWLALLVASAGVMSHSGIKIPYFTFFAHDSGKRPAEAPIHMRIAMIVTAALCIIIGVFPGLLYALLPYEIEYQPYTVDHVLVQMQLLIFALLAFVFLMKKRIHPPEVRATNIDSDVVYRKWIPSLLPAVVESVVSLNLRARQVLLSIVGASCGAIERLARPGAPLARGWSVASMMFVVIIFMCAVLVLNLL from the coding sequence ATGAGTACCATAATGGCTCCGCCGTTCATCTATCTGCTGGCGGCTCTGATCTGTCCGTTCTTGCCGTCTCGATTGCGAGCGCTGTTGTTGCTGGGTGTGCCGATTTTTGGCCTGATGGTCATTCTTGCCTACCCGATGGGCGATCACGCTGTGTTGTCAGTCGTCGGCTTCGATCTGACCTTCATGCGAATAGACAAACTATCGCTGATATTCAGCATTATTTTCTCGATAGCCGCTTTTCTGGGCGGTCTGTATGCCTGGCATGTGCGCGACACTATCCAGCAAGTAGCCACACTGGCTTATGCCGGTTCGGCCATCGGTGGTGTGTTTGCCGGTGATCTGATCAGTCTGTTTCTATGGTGGGAGGGCACAGCTGTTGCCTCCGTATTTCTGATCTGGGCTAGACGTACACCTGCGGCCTATTCAACGGGTATGCGCTATCTCATTATCCAGGTGCTTTCTGGCGTCTTGCTACTGGCAGGATTGCTGGTGCATTACAACGACACCGGTTCAATAGCATTTGAGCACTTGGGTCTGGTCAGTACGGGCACCTTCCTTATTTTCCTCTCTTTTGGAATCAAGTGTGCGTTCCCGCTCATGCACAACTGGTTGCAGGATGCGTATCCGGCTGCCACCGTTACCGGCACGGTCATACTGTCCTCGTTTACAACCAAGATGGCGATCTATGCGCTCGCTCGTGGCTATGCCGGCACTGAAATCCTGATCTACATCGGTGCCATCATGACGTTGTTCCCGATATTCTTTGCAGAAATCGAGAACGATCTGCGGCGCGTTCTGGCTTACAGCCTTAACAACCAGCTTGGATTCATGGTGGTGGGTATCGGTATCGGAACCGAGCTTGCCATTAATGGTACGGCGGCGCATGCCTTTGCCCACATACTCTATAAATCACTGTTGTTCATGACTGTGGGGGCTGTCTTGTATCGAACAGGCACCTCCAAGGCCTCGGAACTAGGGGGGCTGTACAAGACGATGCCTGTCACCATGGTGTGTTGTCTGGTCGGAGCCGCATCGATATCGGCGTTCCCACTGTTCAGTGGCTTCGTCTCCAAATCGCTGATTCTTGATGCTTCTGCTTCCAATGGTTATTACGTGGTGTGGCTAGCCTTGCTGGTAGCCTCTGCAGGTGTCATGAGTCACTCGGGTATCAAGATTCCGTACTTCACTTTCTTTGCTCACGACAGTGGCAAGCGACCGGCTGAAGCACCGATTCATATGCGAATTGCCATGATCGTGACAGCCGCGCTGTGCATCATCATCGGTGTCTTTCCAGGGCTGCTGTATGCACTGTTGCCATACGAAATTGAATATCAGCCGTACACGGTTGATCATGTGCTGGTGCAAATGCAATTGCTGATATTTGCGTTACTGGCCTTTGTGTTCCTCATGAAGAAGCGAATTCATCCACCTGAGGTTCGGGCGACGAATATCGATTCGGATGTGGTCTATCGCAAATGGATACCGTCCTTGCTGCCAGCGGTGGTCGAGAGTGTGGTGAGCTTGAACTTGCGAGCTCGTCAGGTACTGCTGTCGATCGTGGGAGCAAGCTGTGGTGCCATCGAGCGCCTGGCTCGGCCGGGTGCACCGTTGGCTCGTGGCTGGAGTGTTGCCAGCATGATGTTTGTTGTCATCATCTTCATGTGTGCGGTGCTGGTGCTCAATCTGTTATAG